Proteins encoded together in one Coffea arabica cultivar ET-39 chromosome 2c, Coffea Arabica ET-39 HiFi, whole genome shotgun sequence window:
- the LOC113728092 gene encoding probable E3 ubiquitin-protein ligase RHB1A isoform X3, whose amino-acid sequence MGGCCCSSRKPQFHGTPVFYYCPSVSEEHESLTSNDSVATALTAGFLVDLNLDTSIPDTFRSPPTPIPFDVVLGRPPTDSNSTGEPGNASSFETDIPVENKESDLKAEPGFLLATTKKIGNELLKSSPHLNSLTPDEEADVCPTCLEDYDAENPRIVTKCNHHFHLSCILEWMERSDTCPICDQEMIYEAL is encoded by the exons ATGGGAGGTTGCTGTTGTTCTTCCCGCAAGCCTCAATTTCATGGAACTCCTGTATTTTACTAT TGCCCATCTGTGTCGGAGGAACACGAGTCCCTGACTTCTAATGACAGTGTTGCAACTGCACTCACAGCTGGTTTCCTGGTTGATTTGAATCTTGATACATCAATTCCTGACACTTTTCGATCCCCACCCACACCTATTCCATTTGATGTGGTTTTGGGCCGTCCACCAACTGATTCTAATTCTACTGGAGAACCAGGCAATGCAAGCAGCTTTGAGACAGATATACCTGTAGAGAATAAAGAATCTGATTTGAAAGCTGAACCTGGCTTCCTTCTTGCCACTACTAAAAAAATTGGAAATGAGCTTCTGAAATCAAGCCCTCACTTAAATTCATTGACTCCAGATGAAGAAGCTGATGTTTGTCCTACATGTCTTGAAG ATTATGATGCAGAGAATCCTAGAATCGTCACCAAATgtaatcatcattttcatctctCTTGCATACTGGAGTGGATGGAAAGGAGTGACACTTGTCCCATATGTGATCAG GAAATGATCTACGAAGCTTTGTGA
- the LOC113728092 gene encoding probable E3 ubiquitin-protein ligase RHB1A isoform X1, with translation MGGCCCSSRKPQFHGTPVFYYCPSVSEEHESLTSNDSVATALTAGFLVDLNLDTSIPDTFRSPPTPIPFDVVLGRPPTDSNSTGEPGNASSFETDIPVENKESDLKAEPGFLLATTKKIGNELLKSSPHLNSLTPDEEADVCPTCLEDYDAENPRIVTKCNHHFHLSCILEWMERSDTCPICDQIPVLVVVAVDNRRHWPDLFYR, from the exons ATGGGAGGTTGCTGTTGTTCTTCCCGCAAGCCTCAATTTCATGGAACTCCTGTATTTTACTAT TGCCCATCTGTGTCGGAGGAACACGAGTCCCTGACTTCTAATGACAGTGTTGCAACTGCACTCACAGCTGGTTTCCTGGTTGATTTGAATCTTGATACATCAATTCCTGACACTTTTCGATCCCCACCCACACCTATTCCATTTGATGTGGTTTTGGGCCGTCCACCAACTGATTCTAATTCTACTGGAGAACCAGGCAATGCAAGCAGCTTTGAGACAGATATACCTGTAGAGAATAAAGAATCTGATTTGAAAGCTGAACCTGGCTTCCTTCTTGCCACTACTAAAAAAATTGGAAATGAGCTTCTGAAATCAAGCCCTCACTTAAATTCATTGACTCCAGATGAAGAAGCTGATGTTTGTCCTACATGTCTTGAAG ATTATGATGCAGAGAATCCTAGAATCGTCACCAAATgtaatcatcattttcatctctCTTGCATACTGGAGTGGATGGAAAGGAGTGACACTTGTCCCATATGTGATCAG ATACCAGTCTTAGTCGTCGTGGCCGTTGACAACAGACGACATTGGCCCGATCTATTTTACCGTTGA
- the LOC113728092 gene encoding probable E3 ubiquitin-protein ligase RHB1A isoform X2 → MELLYFTMWCPSVSEEHESLTSNDSVATALTAGFLVDLNLDTSIPDTFRSPPTPIPFDVVLGRPPTDSNSTGEPGNASSFETDIPVENKESDLKAEPGFLLATTKKIGNELLKSSPHLNSLTPDEEADVCPTCLEDYDAENPRIVTKCNHHFHLSCILEWMERSDTCPICDQIPVLVVVAVDNRRHWPDLFYR, encoded by the exons ATGGAACTCCTGTATTTTACTATGTGG TGCCCATCTGTGTCGGAGGAACACGAGTCCCTGACTTCTAATGACAGTGTTGCAACTGCACTCACAGCTGGTTTCCTGGTTGATTTGAATCTTGATACATCAATTCCTGACACTTTTCGATCCCCACCCACACCTATTCCATTTGATGTGGTTTTGGGCCGTCCACCAACTGATTCTAATTCTACTGGAGAACCAGGCAATGCAAGCAGCTTTGAGACAGATATACCTGTAGAGAATAAAGAATCTGATTTGAAAGCTGAACCTGGCTTCCTTCTTGCCACTACTAAAAAAATTGGAAATGAGCTTCTGAAATCAAGCCCTCACTTAAATTCATTGACTCCAGATGAAGAAGCTGATGTTTGTCCTACATGTCTTGAAG ATTATGATGCAGAGAATCCTAGAATCGTCACCAAATgtaatcatcattttcatctctCTTGCATACTGGAGTGGATGGAAAGGAGTGACACTTGTCCCATATGTGATCAG ATACCAGTCTTAGTCGTCGTGGCCGTTGACAACAGACGACATTGGCCCGATCTATTTTACCGTTGA